The DNA region tagataacaaaaagcatcaggttaaaattcaatacgccaaaaacgcgccttgtccacacaggacttacaaaTTTTGAAGTATGATTGATGATGAAACATTGTTGAATATGAAGTCTTGGTATCAACATAAGATTGGTTAATTTCCACTAAAGAGAGAATACATTCCCATGattgtatttttatgccccacctatgatagtagaggggcattatggtttctggtctgtgcgtccgtccgttggTTTGATCGTCCGCTAGTTCGTTCCTccatctgttcgttcgtctgtcagtctgtcccgctgcaggttaaagtttttggtcaaggtagtttttgatgaagttgaagtccaattaacttcaaacttagtacacatgttccctttgatatgatctttctaattttaatgccaaattatatttttgaccccaatttcacggtccaatgaaagtgcaagtttcaggtcaaagtttttggttaaagtttttggtcaaggtagtttttgatgaagttgaattccaatcaatttgaaacttattacacatgttccctatgatatgatcattttaattcaatgccaaattagtttttttttataccaatttcacggtccactgaacatagaaatggcTAGTGatagtggggcatccgtgtactgtggacacattcttgttttgcatttcttatatttacatttcaGAGTCCCACAGTCCGGCCAGTTTAGCAGTATTCACTGTGGTTTTATATTTCCTGAGTGTTTGGACCTATGGTCTAAGTGTATCTAGTGGTGTTTTCATTCCTTCCTTAGCAACAGGTGCTGCATGGGGGAGACTAGTTGGTATGGGTGTAGTTGATATGCTCCCTGGATTAACTCATTTGGTAAATATACATAACTTGCAAATGGTAACAGAattgtattattttactttaaaaatttgTATTAGTATTCTTGTTATTTAATTTCTTCCTTGAGCTAAAGATAATAGGAATATTGTTTATAGCTAATTTAACagttcttatacaggtaaaagtGCCAAGCATGATACACGCATGAAAGCTAATGTGTGCCAAGTCATGTGTGAATCATGCGAAAAAATAAGCATGATATGTGCACAATTTTCACATGATTTTCATGTGGCACATTTACTTGCAATTGAAAAGTATATCTTTTGAGTAGATCGGTAAAATGGATTTGTAGGAAATATAAGTACTATACCAAGTTGTATGTCATTCAGCAGAAGACATTTTAGTAAACAAATTGCCTTTGTTATTATATATGGAAAATTAGATGAATTGTATAAATTGTTATCTTCTGAAAATTTGAGTATAAAGAGAAAGAACATTTTAATTAAACTAAGGTAAATGTCAACACTGAATTTTTGTCCCTGagttaattttgtattttggtTATTATGACAGCCATGTCCTGTTACAGGTGACTCTgtcaataattatgttttttatgtGTTAGATAACTGTTTATGTTTTCCAAGCATTCATCTTATGGCTGGGAGGTAAGCTCTAATTCCGTAGACAGTGTGATCTAAGTATGTTTAATGAATGCTGTTACTAAGTTGCTACGACATGATATTCTGATTCTAAAAAAAGagataaatttaaagaaaagaaaattaggGATTTATTGATGTGTCCTAGAACTATTCTTATGTTATAATGTATAGAATAAGCTGGATATTGGTTGTAACTGCAAtgtaacatttaataaaaaaaagtcttaaaaATATCATAAGTTTAAATTGATGTTGTTTAACAGATAAGATAAATAACAGTAATCAGGGATGAAGACAAGTATAGATTAGTCAtgtgattttgtagtttataTCTACTGTAGTACTACTTCAGTGTTGACAAGAAATTTCTGTTTTTCAAAACTATCTGATACCAATTTTCGCTGATTAAGGAAacattgatatttgattttatgGTCTGCCAAAGGCTATAAATAACACTTAAGAaaattgtacatttaaatttgtggctAACTTATACCaacaaaatctatgaaaattggtatcccatgaataatgatgaatccacagtatacataaGAGGTTATGACAACAACAGTGATcacaattttattattgttctagACAAAAGATAAAGTAAGTTATATGCCTTGTCTGTTTTACTCTGTTTTACTCTGTTTTACTAGATGTGATTCCCTACATTTCCTCACTGTTAGTTTTCTGTGCATAGTATCTTGGGGAATTATTCTCACATGGTTTGTACATGACCTTTTTTAAATTgggaaatttttattattttaagacTCCAAAGGAATATTTAAAACTACACCTGTAAACATATTAAAAACTAGGCATTCGTAGTCAGTATGCAGTACACTTTTTCTATAATTGATACTTAAGGAAGTATGGgggtgtaaataaaaaaattacacaatttgctaaaatgtagtttatatagAGTTATTTTCAACAAATTACTTAAGAGTGTAGTTCACAGCACTTATTTTTAAGCTAAAGGTTGCAACctaaaataatttttgttatgGCTAGTCTGTATAGTGTCAACACATAAATTTTGTCATTCTTACATCTGGAATGAATCAAGTTCATGTCAAATtgcataattattattaaaaggCATTATTGGTATGTAGAAACAATTGTTAATCATAGGCATacttctttatttatattttcttacaATAACAAACTtttctttaactttttatttGCCATAGAAGAAGACAAATATCGTgagttcttaacttttttaaatgaaatcttATTGTTATAATGTATACTTTTAAAAACTGCTTTGAATgctccatattttttttttcatttgtagaCTGACAAAGTTTGATGCAATTCATGTGCTTATATAAATTCTTAGTTTCACAAATTAAgttgtgatatttgtttacaCTGGATGGTTTATAAGTTTTGACAGCACAACACTTTTTACAATAACTGTTTACTCTTTGTTCGTACGTTTCAATGCATTTCTTGATTTTGTGCTAAAAGAAATTTTTCTGTATTGAATTTTCTGGAATTGTTTGTTAGCAGCATGGAAGATCACTTTCACCTTACCATACTAATAATAATTTTGCAAGATTCAAATTTAAATCTTGAAATGCATTTCACATCTTagtagtctatatatatatattgtaataaagaaatgttgtatgattgccaattggaCAAATATTCATGTACAGGAGACCAAAGGACATGAAgtcactgtatgaccttcaacaataagaataACCCATACTGtatatagttagctataaaagtgTCTAGCTGGACTAAATGTGAAACAAATCAAGAGAAACATTAATGCACCCCCATTATTGAAACATCAGGAAACACAAAAATGAATATGATCTCCAATGACACCCACTGAGTAAACACCTCAAGATTAGGGACAAGCATAGAAAAAAGTGGTGAGAGTTATACATGTTTGTAGCACTTAACCCTCCCCAACttttggacagtggtgtaacaacacagcataagaacaaactatcaaAATCTGTCCATTTTATCTTCAATATCAGCACATTGTTTACCTATAATTGTCTTATATTAACTTAAAGGAATTACGGTAACAAAGTCAGAATTGGCTTTCAAATATAATGCCTCAGAACTGTAAAGTCAAATGACTTGATGCTAAATAGTGTTCAGGTGTTGCCATATGTCAATACTATAAGTCTTTCTATACAGGTAAAAGAATTTTCCAACACGCTTAGAAATTCAAGTCATTTTgcataaaatattgatatttcttAATtagaatatttgtatttgtacagTCAGGAGATTTTGGGAAGTATGCCCTAATTGGAGCAGCATCTCAGATTGGAGGAAATCTACGTACAACTATTAGTTTAACTGTGATAATTGTAGAATGTACAGGAGATATATCATTTGGACTGCCAATCATTATTGTACTTATGATCTCAAAATGGGTCGGGGATTTTATCACGACAGTAAGTAACAGAGACATGCATTGTTTTGGTTTAAAATAAGATACAGGTTATGATTTTAAAGTGTTGAGAGATTGTATTTTGACAGTATATATATCAAAGAATTATATTATTTGGACTTTCAATCATGATAGTGTGCTATACTTGTTTTAAAAGGATATAATTGATTTCGTAACAAcataaagtactgtaaattcatttttcgcaataataaaaaccacacattaatttctgaatttacagtattatttaTAATTAGAAGCTCACAATGTTTGGACTTCCAGTTCTCACAAAATTTAGTTTTAGAATTAAAGGTAGGTTTAAGATTGAGCAATGACAGTAATTATCAGATTATTTCAATATCTATCTTGAAATCTATCTCTGACACAagcagcaaaaaaaaatcataatagatCTTACATTTTACAATGCCAGAAGTGTGGTTTCTTATTCGTGATAGTTATTTTATTTGCTCTGTAATTTTATTACAGTTGATACTCTAAGTATAAGTTGTATTAgactataagcatgataagtcgGTTGCCCTTTTCAGCTTCAAAATCTAAGGATGGTAATAATCTTACATATATTGTAGGGTCTCTATGACATGAATATAGAAGTACTAGGTATACCTATCATACCCTTTGAAGCCCCACCACTGGTAGATGACATCAGAGCAAGGTTTGTAAATGTGTAACAGTTGAGTCcatttatcttgaaaactataagatAGAGAGATATCAAAAATCACAATTCTAATATGACAGCCTATATACTTTTAACCAGTATAATCACAGTATATCTACTTTAGGCGCAAACACATTTAAAATACACTGTTTCATCTTACACCCATACATGTTAAAATTATACAATCAGCTGGTGAACTCAATTTATGACAGTAACCGTCATTTTACATAGGCCAAGCTGCAAATAAAATATgcttatctctattctaatgctaaatgaacaaatataaatttcattCATTATATAGATCGATcgataaaatttcataaaacaaaattctGCCAAATGATGCACTTAGAACCATGTGAGCGAGCCTCTAGCTTTGTATATATCTCAGATTGACCAGATGTTATGAAGGTTTGACACAGCGTTTGGATTTAGTTTTACCGTAATATTCCTTTGTCTTACACATTATGTATTTTATTAGGACCTAAAGACATGCATGACTTTTATTTTTCAGTGAAGTAATGACATCACCATTAATTGGTTTTCGACCGAAAGAAAAAGTAGGCCAGATAATAGATATATTAAAGACAGAAAATATGTGTGGTTTCCCTATAACAGAAACGCCAGAAGATGTAAGTAATAATTGAGCTGCGTCGAATAAAAGTCAACCTTATGCAAGTGCacataaacatgtacatgtaaaagacTGATTGATTTTTGAATATTCTAAGACGAATAAAAGATAAATTTTGGACTGTTTTGTAGGGATTTTATGTCAACTCAATTTTCAAAGAGTTACATAATTTTCATAGAAATTTTTTAACCCGAAATTTAGTTAACAgatgtatttatattcatttacataaggtcgatttctatatGACGTGGCTCATTTGTTTGTtgtagaatcattatatttatgcTTCCTTTCAGTAAACAAAATTATGGTATAACATATTTTGTTCTTGCTTTGACTACCTGTAAAGTTGAGTACATCAATTCCTAGCTTTGACTCACTGTTTATAGGTCACAGGTTCATCTCAGGTTGATTGTTTTGATAACTTGAAATAAAAACCATGCTTTTCTGTGATAATAATCTGTAGGCAGGGTTGAATACCTCcttctgtacattttttatgaACATAACTAGGAAGTTTTTACATAAacttatattttataattgtgaAATGACATTATAAACTAATTCTTACTTTCATAACCTACGAATGGTTAAAAGAAaagttcatttattttatagGAACCTGGCAGAATAAAGTTAAAAGGTTTAATACTAAGGGAACAGTTAATagttatattgaagaaaaaagtaAGTATCCTGATGTTTATACTTCAGTGCTAAGATATATGGGTATTAAATTAAACCACCTGTGTTAAAGTCAGATAAGAATATCTTGTCACTTGTCTATTACTTGTACAcattattgattgatttttgtttgccTAACATCTAGCGGCAAATATTTCTTGAGTGATAAGGAGTAGAACAAATTACAAATCAATACAATAGGTAAGTTCTGCAGAGTTGGTTGAACAGTATGAAGCTcagaaatttagactgccacttgAAAATGAAGAAGTGTTAGATAGAGACAAATCTTTTGCCTTGCTGCATGCTACTTATGGAACCCTCAGAGAGTTGTTGTTAAGTTTCTAGTACTTACAGAGAACAAGAATCTACCCCTATATTGGGCACAAAATTTAATGTTTCCATTTCTACCAGACTTAgcttcatatttaatatatatatttaacactgtCAAAAGGACTCTACAGCCTAAGTTTTCTGCATGACTGGAGAAGATTAGGGATGCCCATGTTTCTTAGGGTTACTTCTACAAATGAAAGCTAATAGGAATAAACTGATGGAATAGTTACTGAATTTCGAGGTAGGGGTAAGCTTCTGGAATAGGTCTCTATTCAGGATtatatacagttaactctcgttgtctcgaactcggttgactcgaaatttcggatgagtcgaagttttcacgtggtcccgaactttattccatacaaaagtatgtaattcgactcctgatgagtcgatattggatgagtcgaaatttggttgagtcgaactaaatttacagtcccaaggttaacaaaagcattcaaaaatcattttttatctcgaactaatacacatatgtcaaaacatgacctccgggatttaaatggattgaagagttaatctgacaatacacgtgtaattaaatttccggtcactgaccactatattgatttatgacatgctatttccatgagtgttttcctaagattatcttttgtagaatttttataaataattagtgataaattgttaatgttcatgaaaaagtattttaattgtttacaaaacaattaatttgtgatttacactaatgagcttgggtgtgtataaagtgaggattatggcttccgtggatgatcacctaaaaactactcaaacggcgtctttaatcttattatatgttcttttgaaaagaaagagtgagataaaacaaaatgaatagaaatcaaaattttcttaaatctcttgtatccgagaataaacaattttgtcagctattAGCGACCTGAATTACGAAACTgtcgattggaaattactctcttggaaaagccataggattttttttttaattgaaacaattgaataagtaaaaataacagtcattataataataaaagactgtgccatacaaatacatcgatctgatactagaatatcgatccccttgtCATATTCACCCgtatttattttagctttaccaagctaagcaagagttgtgtcccttagattgtcgaacttccggtgttcgtttgagtcgaactacgtgtatctcgaaatatttctctggtccggctgacttcgacataacgagagtcgactgtattcCGATGTCAGCATCATTTATTAAGTAATGATAAGTAACACATGTATGAGCCAAGGTCTTTTTTTATCGGTAAGTATTATCTGACAACATATTTTGCAGATTTTTGCTCCAGAAGGTCTTCCACAACCAAAAAATATAACCATAGCAGATTTCAGAAATTTTTATCCactgtatttgaaaataaaggtaAGTTTATAAAACCATATCAGTTTGTATATCACATATTTCAGTGtatgtaatttttctttaaaaactgtACTGTTAAAGGGTTTCTGTGtaacaatttatcaaataaaaatatctagAATCTTTAAATATGGATTAATTCTTCTTTGCTCTGTTTAACCATATGTTGGATTTTGTATGTTTATAAAGAGACGATTCAAAATATCTCCATGAATTCCTGGACAGAACTTTAATGCATAAATGAGAGTGCATGTTTTTTGCTTTCTAGATATATACAACTTGTAACAACTGGTTTATagttgaatttattttgaaattaatattatataaataataacccATAGCAAATTATTCTTGTGCAATTCTATGAATGTTGTATTATACaactaatacatttttaaatattttatttaggaTATAGCCATTTCAGAAGAAGAGAGAGATTACATGATAGATCTCAGACCATTTTATAATCCAACACCTCACACCATTGAAAAGGTAAAATAGAAAAAATCAGTTTTACTGCCTATTGTTGCAGCCTGCATGTTACGCTCTACATTTATTTTGATTAGTTTTGTTATTGGGTGACTGTCTTATTTATGTATACCCCATATTATATCccatttatcttacctcctatacatttctaggaatatgattggttaaaagtgtcCTCGTGGataccgtgtatatttgatattaggttaatAGGGAGGccgggcttatttcatacacggttagtagttgtgttatgtccctttatattccatattaggtaaaaGGGAGgcagggcttatttcatacacagttagtagtggtgttacgtccctttataaaaaacaaaatggtactgagaaaaaaatcttgAGAGGTTTCAACAAAtggaagaaattgatgattaagattgaaataaattcaataaaacgcatttaaatctaacaagttgttattgttggcatctgtttttgtaggatcagtGAAAGTAgctagtttcttaatgctaacagtatcgaagacttgctcattttgataggtcactagtctaaatttcacatgttaagatagtcggtaagataaattcttTACGTAGTGTGCTAGTGATGTAATACGGTATTTATGGGaacagtaaattccatatggggatttgAGCTTCGCTCTCACCTCATATGGATTATCCTGACCCCATATATattgtattaggtcactagcacactatgtaactaataatatccaCTAAATCatacttataaataaataaagtattaaaaaaaaatattttaaattaacattAATAACTTTATATTTTGTCGATCAAATGATGTGATATTTTGATGCTATGACTAATTTTCGattttatctaacaaaaacatGAAGAAACTGTGATTGATATTGACTTTTACTTTCCAGACATTTTCTCTGCCAAAAGTATTCAATGTATTCAGAGGTCTTGGATTAAGACATTTAATTGTAACAGATGATAAATTAACAGTGAGTATAATTATATAGGTTGGAAAATTATATTACTACATCACTTTGAGGATAAGACACATGAATACTAGATGTTGTCATTACTTTGATCTCTTTGAActtgacaaaaaaaacatttgaaacaagtatttaaataaatttttaagtGATGCTAATACCAACACGTCATAAACTTCTAGtataatatgaaaatgaaaagttttcattgatattgatttttaaaacatAAGACTTCAATTTCAATCATTATCAGTAAAGCTAGCAAGACATTTAAATGATTGTCGTATGTGCACCCTTGTAAAAATCAAGttaacaattatttcattttatttccagCCTTTAGGGATGATTACAAGAAAAGATTTAGCCAAATTTAGAGCAGGTACAAAACGAGGTCTGGTCAAAATAGAACATCTAAAGATTGAAGACAATTAAGGAAAAGCACAGCAAACACTTTTTTATCGAGTTAATATTATATGGGCTATTGGGTTGTTGATATATTATACTGCATGAAAAATACACTTTAAAGATTTCCTATTTTCCTTTTTATGTAAACTTAACAATGAAAGACagtttatgattatttaaaaaatgttctgAAGAAGAAATTCTTCTACATAATTgacaaaaaatgttcaattttatatttattttaattaaggGACAGGAGGGGATAGTAATCAATACAAACTCCTGCATGTTAGcaggaaaaaagtgaaaaaatatttgattttttttaacagagtTTAGTAATACTGAATTTAAGGAAATATTTATCCTTTCATAGAATAACCATTACACAATTTATGACAAAGGACTACCATTATAATTGATTTACAGTTTATGACAAAGGACACCctttataattgatataaaattctatttcaatataatttatattttaaaggaaAGTTTTCTTCTCACAATTTTTATGCCTGCTCTTTTTAAATTAAGAGTTAACAGTAATGTGTTCTTAAGAAAGATAATTGCAAATAAATGTTTGTCTTAAGTAAAATATTGTCATGGTAACttatatgaaaattgtaaatgtCATTTCAGCAAAAAAATTGAATCTCTGTTGATTAAGATATTAggttgttatttatattttttgatgtGTCTGTTTGatgtactgtggatttattatttttccttGGATGCCATTTTATTGTGGATTTCGTGGTTACAGGGGATTTCGTGGTTAcaggggaaccacaaatttaaatgttaatttaattATTATGTATGTTAATATATAAGTATATGAAGACTGCCAAAACTAAGTAATCAAATATCCATCCAAAATTCAGATTTGatttaatcaataaaaaatagTACCAACGAAAATTCATTAATTCACGGTATAACATTTCATTGCCACATTTTTAAGAATATCCAAAGAGTTTATAGGTATGTTTAAGTACCAGTTGTTTTATAGTAAAATTTTGCACCAATTCATCATAGAAGaatattgaaattttatgatGTATATTCATTGACGCagttaattcatttattttgcaCTCATCTGTGTTTTCAAGTTATTTAAATGACTGTACATGCAACTTTTGAGTCAGATTTGTTACCATCATATGATAACTGAAGATGTTTTGGACTATACCAATAAAACAACAATCCAACAGTATAACAAAACACATCCTAATGTCATTTTAAGGCCGTCAATCATGTACTAAAAATTGTAGTAGTCATAATATAGATGCCTTTCTTAAATTTCAAATCTAAAAAATAGAggggaaaacaaatatttgattggTTAGAAAAGCAATTTATGATTCTGTTTATATTTTACCAGAAATAGAGTGCAGAAAATTGGCAGATAAGATTGGAATTACTGGATTAAATGGCATACACTATATATTTAAacatatcattattatatattgtttGTCTTTGGTCAATACTTATATTGCAtatttatttaatgatttcagttttttttagCATGTAGCATACTTTAAACATTGTAATATCACAGAGTTTTTTTTGTTGCATGTTTTTAGTGTTCAAATcaaacataaacattttttttatttttaagttcattttgactttttatacgccccgtattatggtatacaaatgtccggtgtccgtccgtccgtccgtctgtccgtttgtcCGGCGTAAatatgtcgcaccgtaacttgagaacgacttatccaaatttcatgaaaattaatatagttgtttcttatgatggtcaaatgatctgtatactttttgttgaaaataagatttaaactttttgagttacggcactttgtaactaaaacaagggtgtgttttttttcacatgtcgcaccatatctcaaaaacgtttcttgattattgcttaaaactttacacacttcttattatattaatcttaatatctgtatactttttggtgatgattcaaaatttcatttttgagtttttgagtattttgtaaaaaagggggaggtttttttttacatgtcacgccgtatctcaaaaacgatttatgattattgcttaaaactttacacacttttttgttatattaatctaaagatctgtatactttttggtgatgattcaaaatttcatttttgagttattgagtattttgtaaaaaagggggagggttttttttacatgtcgtgccgtatctcaaaaacgatttatcattattgcttaaaactttacacacttctttgttatattcatctaaagatctgtatactttttggtgatgactcaaaattttatttttgagttattgagtattttgtaaaaaaggggaggtttttttttacatgtcacgccgtatctcaaaaacaattcatgattattgcttgaaactgtacacacttctttgttatactaatttaaagatctgtatactttttggtttgattcaaaattttattttagtgatatttataaaaaaaaaaacagggtgggggggtgggggggggggggggggggtggtttcacatgtcccgccgtgtctcaaaaacaataaatggttattgcttaaaacttcctcagaaactatttatgattattgcataaaacttccacacaagacgtcgggcatatcatgcgctcatggcgcagctgtttattgtttatattatatcCATCAGACACCATTGTTCACATTTTGTTCCATTTAACTATATAAAAGAAGCTATCTCACTTAAATCAGATAAATGCGAGTTGAGAaaagttttttgaaatattttaactcCATCTTGCTATTACATAAGGACTTACATTAGAACATACATAGTGCCGGAGGAAGGAATTTCACAAAATAGGGTACCATCTATAGAGGAATTATAgaacttttgttatattttaactGTACAAAAAAGTCTTTACCCATAGTAGAGATATAGAAGTAGTTTTCTGGGCCCTTTGTATGTTTTTATGGAACAGCCCTATTTTGTTAGGCAAATACATATTATTATGTTTGTGAAATTTGCACTTAAATGTTGTGCAGgtgtaaaaaataaaaccatagtATATTTTGA from Mytilus edulis unplaced genomic scaffold, xbMytEdul2.2 SCAFFOLD_733, whole genome shotgun sequence includes:
- the LOC139509708 gene encoding H(+)/Cl(-) exchange transporter 7-like; the protein is MGVVDMLPGLTHLSGDFGKYALIGAASQIGGNLRTTISLTVIIVECTGDISFGLPIIIVLMISKWVGDFITTGLYDMNIEVLGIPIIPFEAPPLVDDIRASEVMTSPLIGFRPKEKVGQIIDILKTENMCGFPITETPEDEPGRIKLKGLILREQLIVILKKKIFAPEGLPQPKNITIADFRNFYPLYLKIKDIAISEEERDYMIDLRPFYNPTPHTIEKTFSLPKVFNVFRGLGLRHLIVTDDKLTPLGMITRKDLAKFRAGTKRGLVKIEHLKIEDN